Proteins encoded by one window of Lutibacter sp. A64:
- a CDS encoding DNA polymerase III subunit, with translation MNFSEILGQEHLKNHLVKSTDNGRISHAQLFVGKEGTGVLAIAIAYAQYILVSSSTNPETTTVKCEKLMHPDLHFAFPVATNDRIKSKPISNDFLEEWREFVKQKPYGNLFEWLQSIGVENKQGQIGVDEAEQIVKSLTLKSYEGGYKVMIIWMAEKMNTSASNKLLKLLEEPPEKTVFLLVAEDEQQIITTIKSRCQILHFPLLPNEAIEKGLIEKEGVEPSLAAQIAYQSDGNFNKALHLLHNDNADEQFEQWFITWIRAAFKAKGNAAVIQNLISWSETIAKSGRETQKRFLNYCLQFFRQAMLLNYSADTLVFLEPKTPGFKLENFAPFIHSGNILDITNELNDAIYHIERNGNAKIILLDLSIKLTRLLHTKETT, from the coding sequence ATGAATTTTTCTGAAATATTAGGTCAAGAACATTTAAAAAACCATTTAGTAAAATCTACTGATAATGGTAGGATTTCTCATGCACAATTATTTGTAGGTAAAGAAGGCACAGGTGTTTTAGCAATAGCCATTGCTTATGCACAATATATTTTAGTTTCTTCTAGCACAAACCCAGAAACTACAACTGTTAAATGTGAAAAATTAATGCATCCCGATTTGCATTTTGCTTTTCCGGTTGCTACAAACGATCGCATTAAAAGTAAACCAATAAGTAATGATTTTTTAGAAGAATGGCGCGAGTTTGTTAAACAGAAACCCTACGGAAATTTATTTGAATGGTTACAATCTATTGGTGTAGAAAACAAACAAGGCCAAATTGGTGTTGATGAAGCCGAACAAATTGTAAAATCATTAACCTTAAAAAGTTATGAAGGTGGTTATAAAGTAATGATTATTTGGATGGCTGAAAAAATGAATACTTCTGCCTCTAATAAATTGTTAAAATTATTAGAAGAACCACCAGAAAAAACAGTTTTTTTATTAGTTGCTGAAGATGAACAACAAATAATTACAACCATAAAATCGCGTTGTCAAATATTGCATTTTCCATTATTACCTAATGAAGCCATTGAAAAAGGATTGATAGAAAAAGAAGGTGTAGAACCATCTCTAGCTGCACAAATTGCCTACCAATCTGATGGTAATTTTAATAAAGCCTTGCATTTATTACATAACGATAATGCAGACGAGCAGTTTGAACAATGGTTTATAACTTGGATTAGAGCTGCCTTTAAAGCAAAAGGAAATGCTGCCGTAATTCAAAATTTAATTAGTTGGAGCGAAACCATTGCAAAAAGCGGTAGAGAAACCCAAAAACGATTTTTAAATTATTGTTTGCAGTTTTTTAGACAAGCCATGTTATTAAATTATAGCGCAGATACTTTGGTCTTTTTAGAACCAAAAACTCCCGGTTTTAAATTAGAAAATTTTGCACCTTTTATTCACAGTGGAAATATTTTAGATATTACCAATGAATTAAATGATGCCATTTACCATATAGAGCGTAATGGAAACGCTAAAATTATATTGTTAGATTTATCAATAAAACTAACACGCCTTTTACATACTAAAGAAACCACTTAA
- a CDS encoding phosphoglycerate kinase, whose translation MKTIQDINFEGKKALIRVDFNVPLDEDFNVTDATRIEAAKPTIIKVLEDGGAVVLMSHLGRPKGVEDKFSLKHIVDKVSEIIGVQIKFASNCVGEVAEKAAAELNMGEVLLLENLRFHNEEKAGDVDFAKQLSKLGDVYVNDAFGTAHRAHASTTIVAQFFPEAKCFGALLAQEIISLKKILEEGEKPVLAILGGAKVSSKITVIENILDKVDHLIIGGGMGFTFIKAQGGKIGDSICEDDKQELALEILAQAKAKGVQVHIPVDVIVADDFSNDANTQVCDIYNIPDGWEGVDAGPKTREIFDKIVKESKTILWNGPLGVFEMESFAGGTIALGNSIAEATKNGTFSLVGGGDSVAAVKQFGFADKVSYVSTGGGAMLESLEGKTLPGIEAILK comes from the coding sequence ATGAAAACAATACAAGATATTAATTTTGAAGGAAAAAAAGCGTTAATACGTGTTGACTTTAATGTACCGTTAGATGAAGATTTTAACGTAACAGATGCAACAAGAATTGAAGCGGCAAAACCAACTATTATAAAAGTTTTAGAAGATGGTGGAGCGGTAGTTTTAATGTCGCATTTAGGACGTCCAAAAGGAGTTGAAGACAAATTTTCTTTAAAGCATATTGTAGATAAAGTTTCTGAAATTATTGGAGTTCAAATAAAATTTGCTTCAAATTGTGTAGGTGAAGTTGCTGAAAAAGCAGCAGCTGAATTAAATATGGGTGAAGTTTTGTTGTTAGAAAATTTACGTTTTCATAATGAAGAAAAGGCTGGTGATGTCGATTTTGCTAAACAACTTTCTAAATTAGGAGATGTTTACGTAAACGATGCTTTTGGAACAGCACACAGAGCTCACGCTTCTACAACAATAGTTGCTCAGTTTTTTCCTGAAGCAAAATGCTTTGGAGCTTTATTAGCACAAGAAATTATAAGTCTTAAAAAAATATTAGAAGAAGGTGAAAAACCAGTTTTAGCTATTTTAGGAGGTGCAAAAGTGTCTTCAAAAATTACAGTTATTGAAAATATTTTAGATAAAGTAGACCACTTAATTATAGGTGGTGGTATGGGCTTTACTTTTATTAAAGCACAAGGAGGTAAAATTGGAGATTCTATTTGTGAAGATGATAAACAAGAATTAGCACTTGAAATTTTAGCACAAGCTAAAGCAAAAGGTGTACAAGTTCATATTCCAGTTGATGTAATTGTTGCTGATGACTTTAGCAACGACGCAAATACACAAGTTTGTGATATTTATAACATTCCTGATGGTTGGGAAGGTGTAGATGCTGGTCCAAAAACAAGAGAAATTTTTGACAAAATTGTAAAAGAATCTAAAACAATCCTTTGGAATGGTCCATTAGGTGTTTTTGAAATGGAAAGTTTTGCTGGTGGAACAATTGCACTTGGAAACTCTATTGCAGAAGCAACTAAAAACGGAACATTCTCACTTGTAGGTGGGGGAGATTCTGTGGCAGCTGTAAAACAATTTGGTTTTGCAGATAAAGTAAGTTATGTTTCTACAGGTGGTGGAGCAATGTTAGAAAGCCTTGAAGGAAAAACATTACCAGGTATTGAAGCAATATTAAAATAA
- a CDS encoding cytochrome c biogenesis protein ResB → MNLFDKNMSENTIKFQRKLWENPWGYAESFFIGFGLMLTGFFLEVFAGSEHIVTVSYPYNIFILFGYILVLFVLYKKFADKQLIRWLTKVPASISSIVLITILVMFMGIIPQVPSTNNLINNLGLNRITTNWAFLLILFQFLTCLGLISIKRILQFKWSNFGFILNHVGLFLALTAGMLGTGDLQRLSINLYEEKPSWIATDAQNNQLELPFAFYLKDFVIEEYAPKLALIDNSTGSISQNKGNNLYLVEKDETYFFNNFEVTVEDYLPNAIRFGMRYEPVNEIGAPPAAFISVKNIENDSIQKGWISSGSFRYSYESLKINDAYSMVMTIPEAKKFSSDIDILTKEGERISTVLEVNKPFKFRGYKIYQLSYDDKMGKWSNLSVLELVKDPWLPLIYLGIFMMIAGAIYMFWMGNKITKNE, encoded by the coding sequence TTGAATTTATTCGATAAAAATATGAGTGAAAATACCATAAAATTTCAACGCAAACTTTGGGAAAACCCTTGGGGTTACGCTGAATCTTTTTTTATAGGTTTTGGATTAATGCTAACAGGCTTTTTTTTAGAAGTTTTTGCAGGTTCAGAACATATAGTTACAGTTTCGTATCCGTACAATATTTTTATATTGTTTGGTTATATTTTAGTGTTATTTGTACTGTATAAAAAATTTGCAGATAAGCAGTTGATTCGGTGGCTTACCAAAGTTCCAGCTTCTATTTCAAGCATTGTACTTATTACTATTTTGGTAATGTTCATGGGAATAATTCCACAGGTTCCTTCAACAAATAACTTGATCAATAATTTAGGTTTAAATCGCATTACTACAAACTGGGCATTTTTATTAATTTTATTTCAATTTTTAACCTGTTTAGGTCTTATTTCAATCAAAAGAATTTTACAATTTAAGTGGAGTAATTTTGGGTTTATTTTAAATCACGTAGGCTTATTTTTAGCACTAACAGCAGGTATGTTAGGTACTGGAGATTTACAGCGGTTATCTATAAATTTATATGAAGAAAAACCAAGTTGGATAGCAACGGATGCACAAAATAACCAACTTGAATTGCCTTTTGCTTTTTATTTAAAAGATTTTGTAATTGAAGAATATGCACCAAAATTAGCATTAATAGACAATAGTACCGGGAGTATTTCGCAAAATAAAGGCAATAATTTATATTTAGTTGAAAAAGATGAAACCTATTTTTTTAACAATTTTGAAGTAACGGTTGAAGATTATTTACCAAATGCCATTCGCTTTGGAATGCGATATGAACCTGTTAATGAAATTGGCGCACCACCAGCGGCATTTATTTCAGTAAAAAATATTGAAAATGATTCCATTCAAAAAGGGTGGATTAGTAGCGGAAGTTTCCGATATTCATATGAATCATTAAAAATTAATGATGCCTATTCTATGGTAATGACCATTCCTGAAGCAAAAAAATTTAGTTCAGACATAGATATTTTAACTAAAGAAGGAGAACGTATAAGTACAGTTTTAGAAGTAAATAAGCCTTTTAAATTTAGAGGTTATAAAATTTATCAATTAAGTTACGATGATAAAATGGGTAAATGGAGTAATTTAAGCGTTTTAGAACTTGTAAAAGACCCTTGGCTTCCTTTAATATATTTGGGTATATTTATGATGATTGCTGGTGCTATTTATATGTTTTGGATGGGAAATAAAATAACTAAAAACGAATAA
- a CDS encoding aldo/keto reductase codes for MKYTKIPNTDIKVSKICLGTMTFGQQNTEKQAHEQLNYAVEQGVNFIDTAEMYSVPAQAVTQGNTERYIGAWLKNQKREDLVVASKVVGPNDSFNYIRENLGFSKNAIEDALTKSLKRLQTDYIDLYQLHWPERNANFFGKRNYVHKTDEKWEDNFKEVIETLNKYVKEGKIRHYGVSNETSWGVMRQITESNNNNLTRCKTIQNPYSLLNRLFEINLAEVAMRENIGLLAYSPLGFGTLSGKYLNGKMPNNSRIKLFPQYNRYSSKQSIFLTEKYAELAKELEISLTQLSLAFVNQREFLTANIIGATTLEQLKENISSIHIELSSETLNKIDAIQELQPNPAP; via the coding sequence ATGAAATACACCAAAATTCCAAATACCGATATAAAAGTTAGTAAAATTTGTTTGGGAACTATGACTTTCGGTCAGCAAAACACCGAAAAACAAGCTCATGAACAACTAAATTATGCAGTAGAACAAGGTGTAAATTTTATTGATACTGCAGAAATGTATTCGGTACCTGCGCAAGCTGTAACACAAGGAAATACAGAACGGTATATTGGAGCGTGGTTAAAAAATCAAAAGAGAGAAGATTTAGTAGTTGCTTCTAAAGTTGTTGGACCCAATGATTCTTTTAATTATATAAGAGAAAACCTTGGTTTTTCTAAAAATGCCATTGAAGATGCTCTAACAAAAAGTTTAAAAAGATTACAAACCGATTATATAGATTTGTATCAATTGCATTGGCCCGAACGCAATGCAAATTTTTTTGGAAAAAGAAATTATGTTCACAAAACCGATGAAAAATGGGAAGATAATTTTAAAGAAGTTATTGAAACTTTAAATAAATATGTGAAAGAAGGAAAAATACGTCATTACGGTGTTTCTAATGAGACCTCTTGGGGTGTTATGCGTCAGATAACCGAAAGTAACAATAATAATTTAACACGTTGTAAAACCATTCAAAATCCATATTCTTTATTAAATAGGTTATTTGAAATTAATTTAGCTGAGGTTGCAATGCGAGAAAATATTGGTTTATTAGCGTATTCTCCATTAGGTTTTGGAACACTTTCAGGGAAATATTTAAACGGAAAAATGCCCAATAATTCTCGTATAAAATTATTTCCACAATACAATAGATATAGTAGTAAACAATCTATTTTTTTGACTGAAAAATATGCAGAATTAGCTAAAGAATTAGAGATTAGTTTAACACAACTTTCTTTAGCATTTGTAAATCAGCGTGAATTTTTAACAGCTAATATTATTGGAGCCACAACATTAGAGCAATTAAAAGAAAATATTTCAAGTATTCACATAGAACTTTCTTCTGAAACTTTAAATAAAATAGATGCAATTCAAGAATTACAGCCTAATCCAGCTCCTTAA
- the nrfH gene encoding cytochrome c nitrite reductase small subunit, whose translation MKRLFKFFIPPKQWRIPVIILLGAICGLGLYAMVESKAISYLSDDPKTCANCHVMTPQYTTWQNSSHREWASCNDCHVPHDNIFNTYYFKAKDGLYHASVFTTRGEPEVIKMKEAGNEVVQNNCIRCHQDQVTDARLNGMIATHFEDRTERKCWTCHQEVPHGSIHSLSSVKYYGKISDEHQETVPNWLSKFLNKSEKQKDKKDE comes from the coding sequence ATGAAAAGGCTATTTAAATTTTTTATTCCACCAAAACAATGGCGTATACCGGTAATTATTTTACTGGGTGCTATTTGTGGGTTAGGTTTGTACGCAATGGTTGAATCAAAGGCCATATCTTATTTGTCTGATGACCCAAAAACGTGTGCTAATTGTCATGTAATGACTCCACAATATACAACTTGGCAAAATAGCTCTCACCGGGAATGGGCTTCTTGTAATGATTGCCATGTACCTCATGATAATATTTTTAACACATATTATTTTAAAGCCAAAGACGGTTTATACCATGCTTCAGTTTTTACAACTCGTGGAGAACCAGAAGTGATTAAAATGAAAGAAGCTGGTAATGAAGTGGTTCAAAATAACTGTATTCGTTGTCATCAAGATCAAGTTACCGATGCGCGCTTAAATGGAATGATAGCAACGCATTTTGAAGATAGAACAGAACGTAAATGTTGGACCTGTCATCAAGAAGTTCCACACGGAAGTATACATAGTTTGTCTTCAGTAAAATACTACGGAAAAATTTCAGATGAACATCAAGAAACAGTACCAAATTGGCTTAGTAAATTTTTAAATAAATCAGAAAAACAAAAAGATAAAAAAGATGAGTAA
- the ccsA gene encoding cytochrome c biogenesis protein CcsA codes for MTWIDFPFYSSITGFLWVLGLIFLVVSYKKQTLIKIAYLLFLLGWAMLITFVVKLWIELDRPPMRTLGETRLWYATFLPLIGFITYIRWKYKWFLAYSILMAAMFLAINYLNPETYSKTLMPALQSPWFIPHVLVYLFSYAVLAASSIVAIKGWYDSYKGNFNIETLKLADNLVYIGFAFLTLGLLFGALWAKEAWGHYWTWDPKEVWAFLTWMGYLIYIHYRHFHNHKTKQALTILALAFVVLLVCWFGVNYLPVANTSVHTYTN; via the coding sequence ATGACTTGGATAGATTTTCCTTTTTATAGTTCAATAACGGGTTTTTTATGGGTTTTAGGACTTATTTTTTTAGTAGTTTCCTATAAAAAACAAACACTCATAAAAATAGCATATTTGTTATTTTTGTTGGGCTGGGCAATGTTGATAACCTTTGTAGTAAAATTGTGGATAGAACTCGACCGTCCGCCAATGCGAACCTTGGGTGAAACTCGCTTATGGTATGCTACATTTTTACCTTTAATTGGTTTTATAACTTATATACGTTGGAAATATAAGTGGTTTTTAGCATACAGTATTTTAATGGCAGCAATGTTTTTAGCTATTAATTATTTAAACCCAGAAACATACTCTAAAACATTAATGCCAGCGTTACAAAGTCCGTGGTTTATACCACATGTATTGGTATACTTATTTTCTTATGCCGTGTTAGCAGCTTCAAGTATAGTTGCCATAAAAGGTTGGTACGATAGTTACAAAGGAAATTTTAATATAGAAACCTTAAAATTAGCCGACAACCTAGTGTACATCGGTTTTGCTTTTTTAACCTTAGGATTGCTTTTTGGAGCTTTATGGGCAAAAGAAGCTTGGGGACATTATTGGACTTGGGATCCAAAAGAAGTTTGGGCATTTTTAACTTGGATGGGTTATTTAATTTACATTCATTACCGTCATTTTCATAATCATAAAACAAAACAAGCGCTAACTATTTTAGCACTTGCTTTTGTTGTTTTATTAGTATGTTGGTTTGGTGTAAATTATTTGCCAGTTGCAAACACCAGTGTACATACATATACAAATTAG
- the nrfA gene encoding ammonia-forming cytochrome c nitrite reductase, with protein MSNKRKPWMNWMLFLASLVIVFLLGLLVSSITERKMEAKFAYTPMTEINKLEPRNEVWGENFPREFQSYYKTADTTFRSKYNGNAMIDMLEEDPRLVVLWAGYGFSKDYNQGRGHVYAIEDVRNTLRTGAPTGPEDGPMPSTCWTCKSPDVPRLINEIGVDAYYSGKWASKGTEIVNPIGCANCHDEESMRLTITQPALIEAFERQGKDITKVSHNEMRSLVCAQCHVEYYFNKNLPGKEGIPYLVFPWDDGQTVEDMEKYYDNIEFSDWTHAISKAPMLKAQHPGYETYNMGIHGQRGVSCADCHMPYKTEGGQKFTDHHIQSPLNNVANSCQVCHREEKDELIANVFSNQDRIIENRDQLERLLVRAHVEAGKCWELGATEAQMKDILQGIRIGQWRWDYVAASHGGSFHAPVELGRVLGKGIDITQETRIKLAKLLMKLGFEGEVPYPNIETKDDAQKFIGLPIDELKAEKKVFLKELATEWDKEAAEREAKY; from the coding sequence ATGAGTAATAAAAGAAAACCTTGGATGAACTGGATGCTTTTTTTAGCATCGTTAGTAATTGTGTTTTTGTTAGGACTTTTAGTGTCTTCAATAACAGAACGCAAAATGGAGGCTAAATTTGCATATACTCCAATGACTGAAATTAATAAATTGGAACCTAGAAATGAAGTTTGGGGAGAAAATTTTCCTCGAGAATTTCAATCGTATTACAAAACGGCAGATACTACTTTCCGTTCAAAATATAATGGAAATGCAATGATTGATATGCTTGAAGAAGATCCTCGTTTAGTGGTACTTTGGGCAGGTTATGGATTTTCAAAAGATTACAATCAAGGACGTGGACACGTGTACGCAATTGAAGATGTAAGAAATACTTTAAGAACAGGCGCTCCAACTGGACCAGAAGACGGACCTATGCCTTCTACTTGTTGGACGTGTAAATCGCCAGATGTACCACGTTTAATAAACGAAATAGGAGTGGATGCTTATTATAGTGGTAAATGGGCAAGTAAAGGTACAGAAATTGTGAATCCAATTGGTTGTGCAAACTGTCATGATGAAGAATCAATGCGACTTACTATTACGCAACCAGCTTTAATTGAAGCCTTTGAACGTCAAGGAAAAGACATTACAAAAGTTTCACATAACGAAATGCGTTCGTTGGTGTGTGCGCAATGTCACGTAGAATATTATTTCAACAAAAATTTACCTGGAAAAGAAGGAATCCCTTACTTAGTTTTCCCTTGGGATGATGGTCAAACTGTTGAAGATATGGAAAAATATTATGACAATATTGAATTTAGCGATTGGACACACGCCATTAGTAAAGCACCAATGTTAAAGGCACAACATCCAGGTTACGAAACCTACAATATGGGTATTCACGGCCAAAGAGGAGTTTCATGTGCCGACTGCCATATGCCCTATAAAACTGAGGGTGGACAAAAATTTACCGATCATCATATTCAATCTCCTTTAAATAATGTGGCGAATTCTTGTCAAGTTTGTCATAGAGAAGAAAAAGATGAATTAATTGCAAATGTTTTCAGTAATCAAGATCGTATTATAGAAAATCGTGACCAATTAGAACGTTTATTAGTACGTGCACACGTTGAAGCAGGTAAATGTTGGGAATTAGGAGCTACTGAAGCTCAAATGAAAGATATTTTACAAGGTATTCGTATTGGACAATGGCGTTGGGATTATGTTGCAGCATCGCACGGTGGTTCTTTTCACGCCCCAGTTGAGTTAGGTAGAGTTCTTGGTAAAGGAATTGATATTACACAAGAAACTAGAATTAAATTAGCAAAATTGTTAATGAAATTAGGGTTTGAAGGTGAAGTTCCTTATCCAAATATTGAAACAAAAGACGATGCTCAAAAGTTTATTGGATTACCAATAGACGAATTAAAAGCTGAAAAGAAAGTTTTCTTAAAAGAATTAGCTACAGAGTGGGATAAAGAAGCTGCTGAAAGAGAGGCTAAATATTAA
- a CDS encoding sialate O-acetylesterase, with product MNSFKISAPLFLLVVMVLFTTSAFSQNSNFHVYLCFGQSNMEGQGVIEEQDKTVDNRFLMMQSTDCPNLEKTLGSWYPAIPPLSQCYTGLSPADYFGRTMVEKLPDSIKVGVINVSVGGCDIRLFDKDLYLEYDDTYPEAWFTDKVAGYGGNPYQRIIKLAKLAQKDGVIKGILLHQGETNTGDENWPLYVATVYNNMLEDLSLNAADVPLLVGEVVHENQQGKCASMNAIIATVPKVIPTAHVISSDGCSVKSDNVHFNAQGYRELGKRYAIEMLKIVEN from the coding sequence ATGAACAGTTTCAAAATAAGTGCACCTTTATTTTTGTTAGTAGTAATGGTTTTATTTACCACTTCAGCTTTTTCTCAAAACTCTAATTTTCATGTTTATTTGTGTTTCGGGCAATCAAATATGGAAGGGCAAGGAGTTATTGAAGAACAAGATAAAACCGTAGACAATCGCTTTTTAATGATGCAAAGTACAGATTGCCCTAATTTAGAAAAAACCTTAGGAAGTTGGTATCCAGCAATTCCACCTTTAAGTCAATGTTATACAGGACTTTCACCTGCCGATTATTTTGGTAGAACTATGGTTGAAAAATTACCAGATAGCATAAAAGTAGGAGTTATTAATGTGTCCGTTGGAGGTTGCGATATACGCTTATTTGACAAAGATTTATACTTAGAGTACGATGATACTTATCCTGAAGCTTGGTTTACAGATAAAGTTGCAGGCTATGGCGGTAATCCGTATCAACGTATAATTAAACTTGCCAAATTAGCGCAAAAAGATGGTGTAATTAAAGGTATTTTATTACATCAAGGTGAAACAAATACAGGAGATGAAAATTGGCCGTTGTATGTAGCAACTGTTTACAATAATATGCTAGAAGATCTTTCTTTAAATGCAGCCGATGTGCCTTTGTTAGTTGGTGAAGTTGTTCATGAAAATCAACAAGGTAAATGTGCAAGTATGAATGCAATTATTGCAACTGTACCAAAAGTGATTCCAACAGCACATGTAATTTCATCAGATGGTTGTTCGGTAAAATCAGATAATGTTCATTTTAATGCTCAAGGTTACCGTGAATTAGGAAAACGTTATGCAATTGAAATGTTAAAAATAGTAGAAAACTAA